A region from the Leishmania panamensis strain MHOM/PA/94/PSC-1 chromosome 20 sequence genome encodes:
- a CDS encoding hypothetical protein (TriTrypDB/GeneDB-style sysID: LpmP.20.2640), whose protein sequence is MASLTTQRRGVAIASYRCEDRVFPVLPTAHPLSVRRREVQRFLKGDDIQGRRAWNPSTKDELHPFPQPALTHTTTCYNGVDVVSTHFPETVKGTAFLRMQETVLPAVWTHNRDRACASAKRHTYRCEALMHQEAPLSYLATVIRDDNSPKRKRLREGWCASRTLEGFHRNHHIAPAPEDMSHAETHRELNKTLTARLSGGYVSPYDRVKLLNSSRKMQRELKENATAESLVAFYASQPGPAVFKMSNADEWWDMDPVAVTRDMTVRAEASKANPYSTIFRSSVSVTTTRKPQRV, encoded by the coding sequence ATGGCTTCTTTGACTACTCAGAGGCGCGGGGTGGCTATTGCCTCTTACCGATGCGAAGATCGTGTCTTTCCCGTGCTCCCCACAGCACACCCCTTGTCGGTACGGCGGCGTGAGGTGCAGCGCTTCCTGAAGGGTGATGACATCCAGGGCCGCCGTGCCTGGAACCCCTCAACGAAGGACGAACTTCATCCTTTTCCACAGCCAGCTCTAACCCACACCACTACTTGCTACAACGGCGTCGACGTGGTTTCCACTCACTTCCCCGAGACGGTGAAAGGCACAGCCTTTCTCAGAATGCAGGAAACGGTGCTGCCGGCTGTGTGGACGCACAACCGTGaccgcgcctgcgcctctgcgAAGCGCCACACGTATCGGTGTGAGGCGTTAATGCATCAGGAAGCCCCCCTTAGCTATCTTGCCACTGTCATCCGCGACGACAACAGCCCTAAAAGGAAGCGGCTTCGGGAGGGGTGGTGTGcgagcaggaccctggaGGGGTTTCACCGCAACCACCACATAGCTCCGGCCCCCGAGGACATGTCACATGCCGAGACCCACCGTGAGCTAAACAAGACGCTAACGGCGAGGCTTAGTGGGGGGTATGTAAGTCCGTACGACAGGGTGAAGCTGCTCAACTCGTCGCGCAAAATGCAGAGAGAGCTCAAGGAGAACGCGACTGCCGAGAGTCTCGTCGCCTTTTACGCTTCCCAGCCGGGTCCTGCGGTGTTCAAGATGAGCAACGCTGACGAGTGGTGGGACATGGACCCCGTAGCTGTGACGCGCGATATGACGGTGCGCGCAGAAGCGTCGAAGGCGAACCCGTACAGCACAATCTTCCGTAGCAGCGTCTCCGTGACCACCACGCGCAAGCCACAGCGTGTATAG
- a CDS encoding hypothetical protein (TriTrypDB/GeneDB-style sysID: LpmP.20.2650), giving the protein MNCDPQNALLLEQTAQKTKRLLFLRSPSGVNGIRSFSRSLGIADDLGGTQVSAGELRRALQDNSVSLEEHEIQNIFTVLDRNGKGSIDPTEFIAVMCNNLSPLRKVWLQRVWRAFIKDPEDGSVEVRELQRQFIAETHPAVLRHELTAAEVRKDFASTFSEITNPEGKVSAQEFWEYYAGVSVSCNDDDSFVALLRGVWPLPGVSHDLSTSLAKDKAQYQVSYHTEQSLAEKTAVAHRKETLSALMTMIRCDHAPVILSSGAAARSLCLSLAKADESCGGFVREAAFLGALRQHRLYVPNPSLLECLDTNGDGSVDIRYYEALLLPSPSAARLMLLARLWSRCFENKDTAYSVPVQELHRKYHPSSPADKDAFLTAWDVRTAMGGKVQLEELVQWYVPQSAAVQRDKDFEELLHRQWGMYDG; this is encoded by the coding sequence ATGAATTGCGACCCGCAGAATGCGCTACTGCTAGAGCAGACGGCGCAGAAGACAAAGCGTCTGCTTTTCCTCCGTAGTCCATCTGGAGTGAACGGCATTCGCAGCTTTAGCCGATCTCTTGGCATAGCCGACGACCTCGGCGGCACGCAAGTGTCAGCGGGGGAGCTGCGGCGGGCGCTTCAGGACAACAGCGTGTCACTCGAGGAGCACGAGATTCAGAACATCTTCACAGTGCTCGATCGCAACGGTAAGGGCTCAATTGATCCGACAGAGTTCATCGCTGTCATGTGCAATAACCTCAGTCCGTTGCGCAAGGTGTGGTTGCAGCGTGTGTGGCGTGCCTTCATCAAGGACCCCGAAGACGGCTCAGTTGAAGTACGAGAGCTTCAGCGACAGTTCATCGCGGAAACTCACCCTGCCGTCCTGCGCCACGAGTTGaccgcagcggaggtgcgcaAAGACTTTGCATCCACCTTCAGCGAGATCACCAATCCAGAGGGAAAGGTCAGCGCGCAGGAGTTCTGGGAGTACTACGCTGGCGTTTCGGTTTCTtgcaacgacgacgactccTTCGTAGCCCTTCTCCGTGGTGTGTGGCCGTTGCCGGGCGTGTCGCACGACTTATCCACCTCGCTTGCAAAGGACAAGGCGCAGTACCAAGTCTCCTACCACACGGAGCAGAGTTTAGCAGAGAAGACGGCTGTCGCTCACCGCAAGGAGACACTATCGGCCCTGATGACGATGATTCGCTGTGATCACGCACCTGTCATCCTCagtagcggcgctgctgcccgcagcttgtgtctctctctagcGAAAGCGGACGAGTCATGCGGCGGCTTTGTGCGTGAGGCTGCGTTCTTaggtgcgctgcggcagcaccgtctctACGTACCGAACCCATCCCTGTTAGAGTGCCTAGACACGAATGGAGATGGGTCAGTCGACATCAGGTACTACGAAGCACTCCTGTTGCCTTCCCCGTCTGCCGCGCGTCTCATGCTGCTGGCACGGCTGTGGTCGCGGTGCTTCGAGAACAAAGACACTGCCTATAGTGTGCccgtgcaggagctgcaccgcaaATACCATCCCTCGAGTCCGGCTGACAAAGACGCCTTTCTCACCGCCTGGGATGTGCGAACGGCCATGGGTGGCAAGGTCCAGTTGGAGGAACTTGTGCAGTGGTACGTGCCGCagagcgcagcggtgcagcgcgacAAAGACTTTGAGGAACTCCTGCACCGGCAGTGGGGCATGTACGACGGTTAG
- a CDS encoding hypothetical protein (TriTrypDB/GeneDB-style sysID: LpmP.20.2660): protein MMLSRIMEGLTQPPQITSNVPQFLGLLLTLSMGPLPLIGEHIIGVYLALQLVWWLLLWNRSVRAVESQSTRRQLEEKAKEAWLKWMDVLRFGVAELVCHHLLRFEVGGQVCLLYCSAAVLRVVAKPFFYAVVRLFAEPQWASQVTGYDPASLLESIGWGEKTEFTSGPAWKQHGQAGSAGAKATSAQMRVSSLAQTQSADNAKNNNSRCKVLDEGLHFNRTARGCLLQLSE from the coding sequence ATGATGCTGAGTCGCATTATGGAAGGGCTCACTCAGCCTCCGCAGATTACCTCTAATGTTCCCCAGTTCCTAGGGCTCCTGCTGACCCTGTCAATGGGACCACTTCCACTGATTGGTGAGCATATCATCGGTGTGTACCTTGCTCTGCAACTTGTatggtggctgctgctgtggaaCCGCTCGGTACGCGCTGTCGAATCACAGTCAACGCGTCGCCAGCtcgaagagaaggcgaaggaagCGTGGCTGAAGTGGATGGACGTGTTGCGCTTTGGTGTCGCGGAGCTGGTCTGCCACCATCTCCTGCGCTTTGAGGTCGGTGGACAAGTCTGCCTGCTTtactgcagcgccgctgtgctgcgcgtCGTGGCGAAGCCGTTCTTTTACGCTGTGGTTCGCCTGTTCGCTGAACCGCAGTGGGCCAGCCAGGTAACCGGGTACGACCCTGCGTCTCTTCTGGAATCAATAGGCTGGGGTGAAAAGACGGAATTCACCAGCGGTCCTGCGTGGAAGCAGCACGGACAGGCCGGTAGCGCTGGTGCAAAGGCAACATCGGCGCAGATGCGGGTGTCGAGCCTGGCGCAGACGCAGAGCGCAGATAATGCGAAGAACAACAATAGTCGCTGCAAAGTGCTGGACGAGGGGCTGCACTTTAACCGCACTGCCCGTGGGTGCCTGCTGCAGTTGTCCGAGTGA
- a CDS encoding hypothetical protein (TriTrypDB/GeneDB-style sysID: LpmP.20.2670) — protein sequence MRCSLLFGGHDSLDTHAQLQVVLFSLLAASLHCAPWSMSSEVEQLSLVDQQAPECANVEEDDRVRHSECVNTKEVALHELLRQLGCAGDSNGRVADNPSGTFTSPSASCLPPEILDALLHYLVGQQEDIQQLTARAQLLDEQHARDAEKMELLNERTERLKKTVATMSAKSSADVKEFREYLEQNACANKQRQRELVDLSRKREKLELEVKRARMEVDRLRKISKRVR from the coding sequence ATGCGGTGCTCTTTACTCTTTGGAGGCCACGACAGTttggacacacacgcacaactgCAAGTTgtgctgttctctcttttagCCGCATCCTTGCACTGCGCACCGTGGTCGATGTCTAGCGAGGTTGAGCAGTTGTCGCTAGTCGATCAACAGGCCCCGGAGTGCGCCAATGTCGAAGAGGACGATCGGGTGCGGCACAGCGAGTGCGTCAACACGAAGGAGGTCGCTCTTCACGAGTTGCTGCGGCAGTTGGGCTGCGCGGGCGATAGCAATGGTCGAGTTGCTGACAACCCCAGCGGCACTTTCACATCCCCGTCCGCGTCTTGCTTGCCGCCTGAGATtctggatgcgctgctgcactacCTGGTGGGACAACAGGAAGACATTCAGCAACTCACTGCACGGGCACAACTTCTAgacgagcagcacgcgcgcgaCGCAGAAAAGATGGAGCTGCTCAATGAGCGAACAGAAAGACTGAAGAAGACCGTGGCCACCATGTCTGCCAAGAGCTCGGCTGATGTGAAGGAGTTCCGGGAGTACTTGGAGCAGAACGCGTGCGCCAATAAGCAGCGCCAACGCGAGCTGGTGGACTTGTCCCGCAAGCGCGAGAAGCTAGAGTTGGAGGTGAAGCGGGCCCGAATGGAGGTAGATCGACTCCGCAAGATATCGAAGAGGGTTCGGTAA
- a CDS encoding nucleoside diphosphate kinase, putative (TriTrypDB/GeneDB-style sysID: LpmP.20.2680): MATSTLDPRMAFHAQQQDPGAPQPRQLILRYFYENGTVELMEVPSGRLYLKRTAVDAPTSSFRVGSTVMLFGKPTIITAFADEVTRQLCAQCSESTTVLIAEEAFSSLGRYLAMLTEECRFTITNVEMVWVHAETVSAFDLPQQLANTRLVVVLCTRERAVEKGFDFVERAIGTCTAKDADQAAMWGKLGKLPKTKPLAVFNDPNSSVVVLKPHLISAGRGGSALQQLLDIGLEPTAFTTVTMSSAVAREFMEPYRSVLPNLEGTVSSFVGISWVLQVISLDTAVNVVGIVRSVCGPYDTVIAKKLYPKSIRARYGDSETHNAVHCCDLTSDGPIYAKFFFQR; this comes from the coding sequence ATGGCCACCTCTACGTTAGATCCTCGCATGGCTTTCCATGCCCAGCAGCAGGATCCTGGTGCACcccagccgcggcagctAATCTTGCGCTACTTTTACGAGAACGGCACGGTGGAGCTGATGGAGGTGCCGAGCGGTCGGCTGTACTTGAAGCGCACTGCAGTTGATGCGCCCACTTCTTCCTTCAGGGTCGGCTCGACGGTGATGCTGTTTGGGAAACCGACCATCATCACGGCTTTCGCGGACGAGGTGACGCGGCAGCTGTGCGCGCAGTGCAGCGAATCGACGACGGTTTTGATCGCCGAGGAGGCGTTTTCGTCTCTCGGCCGCTATTTGGCGATGCTAACGGAGGAGTGCCGCTTCACCATCACCAATGTGGAGATGGTCTGGGTGCACGCAGAGACAGTTTCGGCCTTTGATCTGCCACAACAGTTGGCAAACACGCGCTTGGTAGTGGTGCTGTGCACTCGAGAACGGGCGGTGGAAAAGGGCTTCGACTTTGTAGAGCGAGCAATTGGCACCTGCACCGCCAAGGACGCGGACCAAGCCGCCATGTGGGGAAAGCTGGGCAAGCTTCCGAAAACCAAGCCTTTGGCGGTATTCAACGACCCAAACAGCTCCGTTGTGGTGCTGAAGCCGCACCTGATCAGCGCTGGACGGGGTGGAAGCGCTCTTCAACAGCTGCTGGACATAGGACTGGAGCCCACCGCATTCACAACGGTTACAATGAGCAGCGCGGTTGCCCGGGAGTTCATGGAGCCGTACCGCAGCGTTTTGCCAAACCTGGAGGGCACTGTCAGCAGCTTTGTAGGCATCAGCTGGGTACTGCAGGTCATCTCGCTAGATACGGCGGTGAATGTTGTGGGTATTGTGCGCAGCGTATGCGGCCCCTATGACACGGTCATCGCCAAGAAGCTCTACCCAAAGTCCATCCGCGCACGATACGGGGACAGCGAAACCCATAACGCGGTGCACTGCTGCGATTTAACCAGTGACGGGCCCATCTATGCAAAATTCTTTTTCCAACGGTGA
- a CDS encoding hypothetical protein (TriTrypDB/GeneDB-style sysID: LpmP.20.2690) produces MTQGAPADFSLLRYSAGDVLHFVFANGVRRRVSAEGAPPLPGLSLVVELQEKQVVHDKLHKCGTIDDPLYLEDLSHIGTHEQWCAHAQTACALAKNAVARCLQRRLEVRARRYGEAVVHLAQAPPSLMDSEQKAPATATDSLSMATAHSSSSHTSSRQEHPRSSVNAERSTEEEVSFPTSNEASEVEEEEEEDLETHLLQHPTLDGDMAAAWLRRRYLRCCDVISIDPSVAVRDRFSQCVRVTLGGTLGSSAARRTGSPLSRVPDAPATLPSTPGGQSWMSFPGIMLLLRKLCTVPYEVNADFTGCTEVGQHPRHFIALLGVLEGCRNIVVSLNFAKTCLSDDEVRVLCLFCHAYLRRLQILDLSGNKRITDKVAVCLKQLAASSPLLCRLVVRGTSLSRANVRTVAGILSRKAL; encoded by the coding sequence ATGACTCAAGGGGCTCCCGCAGACTTCAGTCTGCTTCGCTACAGCGCCGGCGACGTTCTCCACTTTGTCTTTGCGAATGGTGTCCGTCGTCGAGTGAGCGCCGAGGGTGCACCTCCGCTACCGGGACTCTCCCTGGTCGTGGAACTGCAGGAAAAGCAGGTCGTCCACGACAAGCTGCACAAGTGTGGCACCATAGACGACCCCCTTTATCTCGAGGATCTCTCGCACATCGGCACACATGAGCAGTGGTGTGCGCACGCCCAaactgcgtgtgcgcttgctAAGAACGCCGTGGCACGGTGTTTGCAGCGCCGCTTGGAGGTGCGAGCACGCCGCTACGGCGAGGCAGTGGTGCATCTGGCGCAAGCTCCCCCCTCACTCATGGACAGTGAACAAAAGGCCCCAGCGACCGCTACCGACAGCCTATCGATGGCCACAGCTcactcctcgtcctctcaCACGTCGTCGCGGCAGGAGCATCCGCGATCCTCAGTCAATGCGGAGAGGTCCACCGAAGAGGAAGTTAGCTTTCCTACGTCGAACGAGGCGAGCgaggtagaggaggaggaggaagaggatcTCGAGACCCACCTCTTGCAGCATCCTACCCTCGATGGTGACATGGCTGCTGCatggctgcggcgccgctacctgcgctgctgtgacgtTATTAGCATCGACCCCAGTGTTGCGGTGCGAGACCGATTCTCGCAGTGCGTGCGAGTCACGCTAGGCGGCACTCTAGGGTCCTCTGCAGCACGAAGGACGGGATCACCGCTTTCGCGCGTTCCTGACGCCCCCGCGACTCTTCCCTCCACACCTGGTGGGCAGAGCTGGATGTCCTTTCCCGGGAtaatgctgctgctgcgcaaacTGTGCACCGTTCCGTACGAGGTGAACGCGGACTTCACCGGGTGCACTGAGGTTGGACAGCATCCTCGTCATTTCATTGCGCTGCTTGGCGTTCTTGAAGGATGCCGCAATATTGTTGTCTCTCTCAATTTTGCCAAGACGTGCCTCAGCGATGACGAGGTACGGGTGTTATGTCTTTTCTGCCACGCCTACTTGCGCCGTCTGCAGATACTGGACTTGAGTGGCAACAAGAGAATCACAGACAAGGTGGCTGTATGCCTCAAGCAACTTGCAGCCtcatcaccgctgctgtgccgacTGGTTGTGCGAGGAACGTCGCTGAGCCGTGCCAATGTCCGAACAGTGGCGGGGATTCTCTCTCGCAAAGCACTGTGA
- a CDS encoding hypothetical protein (TriTrypDB/GeneDB-style sysID: LpmP.20.2700), with translation MNPFAPHGLSSSHPIFSPISRFTTVKCICASRVSTAVFFCPFPGRLNAGACTSDILISITRGASGLRPMSRSVSPSSPSPRVTRVSLETIEKLQDAWSKRYETLRGSPPPPLLNSPRSLRACALANVNPQSTLQKLSLKQHLFCVLGNPHMLSTLPDSGTAEYRVLMQSALRCFSEAAVGLGTSKEKLAAFIAFKNQEELRVPQLASLRELRRQLMAKDVLAKRKRHEEQPDDASSMPICNASSAYRNADGHTAPHHPTSRSSLLRSPTLEENLLWCHGCSACHWADDSPTGAQNAREPSPCHSFLASVSFVAEDGTGEEDDEGATGVGRFDLAPTPSPSGKLPYKPRDVSLLSSYFANRNIQSNGSNPSNALLRISTPGTPSPSSRGVTSVARSSKQPVRSPQPLLEVDSSLDTIIDVDSECVLVRGTAKGSAGLRSVTKQELSIVSINTSQFEELLNIDEPATSSPQKTIAQLSTAAVLAEIQDHMHSNPRSQHTVMLFHESGEKTNRGPAAATTAGEAVNVTIPQLPAELPPAPPSQSLTPRGFRGYTTHTNFASLIVPNMHARPVAPPAEVKAVSTSRCVVEAAMSRSEKHMEMACAKQNVVTSTTVIPTKSPASANSADAPAQSRLRLPPTITKAEESEGFLYYCANPSHSEMSFYAGGRDRFAFTVNV, from the coding sequence ATGAACCCTTTCGCCCCCCAtggcctctcctcctcgcatCCAATTTTCTCGCCCATCTCTCGTTTTACTACGGTGAAGTGCATCTGTGCGTCACGCGTGTCGACTGCTGTCTTCTTTTGCCCTTTCCCGGGCAGACTGAATGCAGGAGCCTGCACTTCCGACATACTCATCTCAATCACTCGTGGTGCATCTGGGCTTCGCCCCATGTCACGAAGCGTATCGCCCTCGAGCCCATCGCCGCGGGTTACCAGGGTGAGCTTGGAAACGATCGAGAAGCTGCAAGATGCGTGGAGCAAGCGGTATGAAACACTGCGCGgttcaccaccgccgccgcttctcaATTCTCCTCGGTCCCTTCGTGCCTGTGCTTTAGCAAATGTGAACCCGCAATCCACCTTGCAGAAGCTGTCGCTCAAGCAGCACCTGTTTTGCGTCCTAGGCAATCCACACATGCTCAGCACGCTCCCAGACTCGGGCACCGCAGAGTACCGGGTACTGATGCAGTCTGCCTTGCGCTGCTTTAGCGAGGCAGCTGTGGGACTCGGCACGTCGAAAGAAAAGCTTGCCGCCTTCATCGCCTTCAAGAACCAAGAGGAGCTTCGCGTGCCCCAACTGGCGTCGCTACGAGAGCTCCGACGTCAGCTAATGGCTAAAGATGTCCTCGCCAAGCGAAAACGTCATGAGGAACAGCCTGACGACGCATCCTCTATGCCGATTTGCAACGCCTCCTCGGCTTACCGGAATGCCGATGGCCACACTGCACCTCATCACCCCACGTCGAGGAGCAGCTTGCTGCGGTCGCcgacgctggaggagaaCCTGCTGTGGTGCCATGGCTGCTCTGCGTGTCACTGGGCGGATGACAGTCCCACGGGCGCGCAAAATGCTCGCGAGCCGTCACCATGCCACTCCTTTTTGGCATCTGTTTCTTTCGTAGCGGAAGACGGAACTGGCGAAGAGGATGACGAGGGCGCCACCGGTGTCGGACGGTTTGATTTGGCGCCAACGCCGAGTCCATCCGGGAAGCTCCCCTACAAGCCCCGTGACGTCTCCTTGCTCAGCAGCTATTTCGCGAACCGCAACATCCAGAGCAACGGAAGTAACCCATCCAATGCCCTGCTTCGTATTTCCACCCCTGGCACGCCGTCTCCATCTTCGCGAGGTGTCACGAGCGTGGCGAGGTCATCAAAGCAGCCTGTTCGCTCACCTCAGCCGCTCTTAGAGGTGGACAGCAGTCTTGACACCATCATTGATGTGGACAGTGAATGTGTACTCGTCAGAGGAACGGCAAAAGGCTCCGCGGGGCTGCGGTCAGTAACAAAGCAGGAACTCAGCATTGTGTCGATCAACACCAGTCAATTCGAGGAACTGTTGAACATTGACGAGCCAGCGACCTCGTCTCCCCAGAAGACCATTGCGCAACTCTCtacagcggcagtgctggcGGAAATCCAGGATCATATGCATAGTAACCCTCGATCACAACACACAGTGATGCTATTTCATGAATCGGGAGAAAAGACAAATCGTgggcctgcagcagcgacgacagcggGCGAGGCGGTCAATGTGACCATACCGCAGCTCCCCGCAGAgctgccaccggcgccaccAAGTCAGTCGTTGACGCCGAGAGGGTTTCGTGGTTATACAACCCATACAAACTTCGCTTCTTTGATAGTGCCCAATATGCATGCTCGACCTGTGGCACCCCCAGCAGAGGTGAAGGCTGTGTCAACTTCTCGTTGTGTCGTTGAAGCCGCGATGTCCCGCTCTGAAAAGCACATGGAGATGGCGTGTGCGAAGCAGAACGTGGTGACCTCAACGACGGTAATACCGACCAAATCTCCCGCTTCTGCGAACTCAGCTGACGCGCCCGCGCAATCGCGGCTGCGTTTACCACCTACGATTACGAAGGCggaggaaagcgagggaTTCCTGTACTACTGCGCCAACCCGTCGCACAGTGAAATGAGTTTCTACGCAGGTGGCCGCGATCGCTTCGCCTTTACAGTGAATGTGTAG
- a CDS encoding hypothetical protein (TriTrypDB/GeneDB-style sysID: LpmP.20.2710), whose product MSINPTIGDKDVLQRRTAANPKYNGVQAVVNSGMTIQLAQYMRNNKIKTKKQPGELFQRLHIDVIAAFLNRQEPKSVLEDGGFARPMDEYGGPENALDKPAISYLLLDCREVEHYEACHIKTALHYPKIKLHHSTNPFLPGMYAYKNKENKCIVLYDLEEEAVVSLANTMVQKGIENVAIIAGGLREFAQDYADYLTAQSPVPIIPRDLRLKRRADEATQARSDARTTMSHKPKSLSSSLARSARKGTF is encoded by the coding sequence ATGAGCATCAATCCCACAATTGGTGACAAGGACGTCCTTCAGCGGCGCACAGCGGCAAATCCCAAGTACAATGGCGTGCAGGCCGTGGTGAACTCGGGCATGACCATTCAACTCGCGCAGTACATGCGCAACAACAAGATTAAGACAAAGAAGCAGCCTGGCGAGCTTTTTCAGCGATTACACATAGACGTCATCGCCGCCTTCCTCAACCGTCAAGAGCCCAAGTCGGTCCTGGAAGATGGTGGCTTTGCACGACCAATGGACGAGTATGGCGGTCCAGAGAATGCGCTCGACAAGCCAGCCATTAGCTACCTGTTGCTCGACTGCCGCGAAGTGGAGCACTACGAGGCGTGCCACATCAAGACGGCATTGCACTACCCAAAGATCAAACTACACCACTCGACCAATCCGTTTCTACCAGGGATGTACGCTTACAAGAACAAGGAGAACAAGTGTATTGTGCTTTATGActtagaggaggaggcggttgTGTCACTGGCGAACACGATGGTTCAGAAGGGCATCGAGAACGTTGCCATCATCGCTGGTGGGCTGCGCGAGTTTGCGCAGGATTATGCGGATTATCTCACAGCGCAGTCGCCTGTACCGATCATACCTAGAGACTTGCGCTTGAAGCGACGGGCCGACGAAGCCACCCAGGCTCGCAGCGACGCTCGCACCACTATGTCTCACAAGCCGAAGAGCTTGTCCAGCAGCTTAGCCCGCAGTGCGCGAAAAGGAACCTTCTGA